A portion of the Podospora pseudoanserina strain CBS 124.78 chromosome 2, whole genome shotgun sequence genome contains these proteins:
- a CDS encoding hypothetical protein (EggNog:ENOG503P3BD): MDDSRGQRRQNDPPTYSRQHHPALQAQAGQDRRSFTGTQRDSRFQTTSLSSSPAGSSRGMGGSAGYGAYYQDSTTTSFPATAMTQGALGYHHSAADYGQPDSRQTQSFAGTYNPSMMYNVQQATGGQSAGVYDASQQFSSRQAAGLPMMTDVTAPYFSSEPTNTTSALQAQAQTSSTPQVYQQPGLHGYSTSSMAAIGGITTQTTPAAEVRMEEEYPATGGLDDAYAQYQSALKGIFKDIRNGALATAGESLLQVSTWLLGHVVELGLTSDDQNLHGERIKLWNDFNYAWLGMFQRQKEMMESGQQLQRSQSLVPQEELEKMAKELIKYCDNIERHGLVDYQYGVWEEQIIEILGECVDLYESANASGSSGGEGSSSSRRR; encoded by the exons ATGGACGACTCTCGAGGCCAGAGGAGGCAGAATGATCCGCCCACCTACAGCCGGCAACATCACCCCGCGCTGCAGGCGCAGGCAGGACAGGATCGGAGGTCATTTACGGGTACACAGAGGGATAGCAGGTTCCAGACGACATCACTGAGTTCTTCGCCCGCCGGATCTTCCCGCGGAATGGGTGGTTCAGCCGGATACGGCGCTTACTACCAGGACTCAACAACGACCTCGTTCCCCGCGACGGCCATGACACAGGGCGCGCTGGGCTATCATCACTCTGCCGCTGACTACGGACAGCCAGACTCACGGCAAACACAGAGCTTTGCCGGCACGTACAATCCATCCATGATGTACAACGTCCAGCAGGCAACAGGGGGGCAGAGTGCCGGCGTGTACGATGCGAGTCAACAGTTTTCCTCGCGGCAAGCCGCAGGTCTTCCAATGATGACGGATGTCACGGCCCCCTACTTCTCAAGCGAGCCAACCAATACCACATCCGCCCTCCAAGCCCAGGCGCAGACGTCAAGCACGCCACAGGTATATCAGCAGCCGGGCTTGCATGGCTATTCTACCAGCAGCATGGCAGCTATTGGAGGAATCACTACGCAGACCACTCCTGCTGCGGAAGTCAGGATGGAGGAAGAATATCCCGCCACAGGAGGGCTGGACGATGCATATGCGCAATACCAATCAGCGCTCAAGGGAATCTTCAAGGACATCCGAAATGGTGCTCTAGCCACTGCCGGAGAATCCCTTCTTCAGGTCTCGACTTGGCTTTTGGGACACGTTGTTGAACTAG GCCTCACGTCTGACGATCAGAATCTCCATGGCGAACGTATCAAGCTGTGGAACGACTTCAACTATGCCTGGCTCGGCATGTTCCAGCGCCAGAAAGAAATGATGGAATCCGGACAGCAATTACAGCGCTCCCAAAGCCTAGTGCCGCAAgaagagctggaaaagaTGGCCAAGGAGCTGATCAAGTATTGCGACAACATCGAGCGACATGGTTTGGTAGACTATCAGTACGGAGTATGGGAAGAGCAAATTATCGAAA TCCTTGGAGAGTGCGTCGATCTTTACGAGTCGGCCAACGCCTCTGGCAGCAGCGGAGGCGAGGGATCCTCCAGCTCACGTCGGCGATGA
- the CNB1 gene encoding Calcineurin subunit B (COG:T; EggNog:ENOG503P06Y) produces the protein MGNQTSSVLDNIVQGSNFDRDEVDRLRKRFMKLDKDNSGTIEREEFLSLPQISSNPLATRMIAIFDEDGGGDVDFQEFVSGLSAFSSKGNKEQKLRFAFKVYDIDRDGYISNGELFIVLKMMVGNNLKDQQLQQIVDKTIMEADLDKDGKISFEEFTKMVENTDVSMSMTLGMFSLDFEVTKGLCLLKQDEQINSRPGERNDGQACFANIRQTNKRVF, from the exons ATGGGCAACCAGACCAGCAGCGTGCTGGACAACATTGTTCAGGGGTCCAACT TCGACAGGGATGAAGTTGACCGGCTGCGGAAGAGGTTTATGAAGTTGGATAAG GATAACTCCGGCACTATCGAGCGTGAGGAGTTCCTTTCACTCCCTCAAATATCCTCCAACCCACTCGCCACCAG AATGATTGCCATCTTCGAcgaagacggcggcggcgacgtcGACTTCCAAGAGTTCGTCTCTGGCCTttccgccttctcctccaaggGCAACAAGGAGCAGAAGCTCCGGTTCGCCTTCAAGGTCTACGACATTGACCGTGACGGCTACATCTCCAACGGCGAGCTGTTCATCGtcctgaagatgatggtgggcaacaacctcaaggaccagcagctgcagcagATTGTGGACAAGACCATCATGGAGGCCGACCTGgacaaggatgggaagatCAGTTTTGAGGAGTTTAccaagatggtggagaaTACGGATGTCAGCATGAGTATGACGCTAGGTATGTTCTCCCTCGATTTCGAAGTGACGAAGGGCTTGTGTTTGCTAAAACAAGATGAACAGATCAATTCTAGACCTGGGGAGAGGAATGATGGGCAGGCATGCTTTGCGAACATTagacaaacaaacaagagAGTTTTCTAG
- the EPL1 gene encoding Enhancer of polycomb-like protein 1 (BUSCO:EOG09263L7Y; EggNog:ENOG503NXHJ; COG:K) — MATRKVRIKKLAPKTPLSVLREDQIDPSEYEQLTSEAQIATGVEQAEENEYHLQAVLQHAGVAADKEIPVPPPQESTLNYDELYSQRCSQPSTYIRFSQTVEECIGCMYDMTEEDDVFLKAYNAKRAASTQLSEDDFEKIMEVYEDTAFIKTPFASIDQTIAPYEEMLQGLQSLERGKVMPHAKEIYEYWKSRRQALSNRPLHPTLKFEISPDSDDMDPYVCFRRREVRATRKTRARDVLCADKLKRLRRELEDARQLAMAAHQRELFKAEMLKTDRAIFETRGTLKELKVRLGIKTDDEDLVNQKPQKRKAPEAPAVQRPPPPAQLRMPVRPDGRPAEADLSQLADRLAEKENELRIDIEKKVLTHSEWNRNYVDLTRGPLSPVHGPLQDPNFRPAKTQYLMTPPASASSVSMEEPTPMELDKPEKPRDFGPLLKFRGVAPDEESRANPPSYRRRIGRLNRLWIDRRGLASPPREVSAEQYDRWKYDQSSDDEDEPEVYEVDPFDTRALKFRASVPPPVWMTHRVVPNSRAMMPAAQAAMMQQQQHQQQQQQHPIAPNQPASLPAQLQATKSPAQVKGAT, encoded by the exons ATGGCGACCCGGAAGGTTAGGATCAAGAAGTTGGCTCCAAAAACGCCTCTATCCGTCCTCAGAGAAGACCAAATCGACCCTTCAGAATACGAACAACTCACCTCCGAAGCCCAAATCGCAACCGGTGTCGAACAGGCCGAGGAAAAT GAGTACCATCTTCAGGCAGTCCTGCAACATGCAGGTGTCGCTGCCGACAAGGAAATTCccgtcccaccaccacaggaGAGCACACTCAACTATGACGAGCTCTACTCACAGCGGTGCTCCCAGCCATCAACATATATCCGCTTCTCTCAAACAGTAGAAGAATGCATAGGATGCATGTATGACAtgacggaggaggacgatgttTTTCTCAAGGCATACAACGCAAAACGAGCCGCCTCTACCCAGCTCTCAGAAGATGACTTTGAGAAGATCATGGAGGTGTATGAGGACACCGCCTTCATCAAAACCCCGTTTGCCTCAATAGACCAGACAATAGCCCCATATGAGGAGATGCTCCAAGGCCTTCAAAGCTTGGAGAGAGGAAAGGTCATGCCTCACGCCAAAGAGATCTATGAGTATTGGAAATCACGGCGGCAAGCTCTGAGCAACCGACCGTTACATCCCACTCTCAAGTTTGAGATCTCCCCTGACAGTGATGACATGGACCCCTATGTCTGTTTCCGTCGGCGAGAAGTACGTGCCACTCGCAAGACAAGAGCACGAGATGTGCTGTGCGCAGATAAGCTCAAGCGACTGCGGAGGGAGCTTGAGGATGCGCGCCAGTTGGCCATGGCTGCCCACCAAAGGGAACTTTTCAAGGCCGAGATGCTCAAGACTGACCGCGCCATCTTTGAGACGCGCGGGACactcaaggagctcaaggtcaGGTTGGGGATCAAgaccgacgacgaagatCTCGTCAACCAAAAG CCCCAGAAACGAAAAGCGCCAGAGGCCCCTGCCGTCCAGCgacccccaccacctgcccaacTTCGTATGCCCGTACGACCAGATGGCCGTCCTGCCGAGGCAGATCTCTCACAGCTGGCTGATCGCCttgctgagaaggagaacgAGCTCCGGATTGATatcgagaagaaggtgcTGACCCATAGCGAATGGAATCGCAACTATGTGGACTTGACTAGGGGTCCGTTGTCTCCGGTGCATGGGCCCCTTCAAGATCCCAACTTTAGGCCAGCCAAGACCCAATATCTGATGACACCACCAGCTTCGGCGTCGTCGGTATCCATGGAGGAACCCACCCCTATGGAGCTTGACAAGCCAGAAAAGCCACGAGACTTTGGCCCGCTCTTGAAATTTAGGGGAGTAGCTCCGGATGAGGAGTCGAGAGCAAACCCGCCATCGTACCGTCGGCGTATTGGTCGTCTCAATCGGCTGTGGATTGATCGTCGTGGCTTGGCGAGTCCTCCCCGTGAAGTCAGCGCAGAACAGTACGACCGCTGGAAATATGACCAGTCgtcggatgatgaggacgagcCCGAGGTGTACGAGGTTGATCCCTTTGATACCCGGGCACTGAAATTCCGCGCCTCTGTCCCGCCTCCAGTGTGGATGACACACCGAGTAGTTCCTAACTCAAGAGCTATGATGCCAGCCGCGCAGGCTGCGATgatgcagcaacaacagcatcagcagcaacagcagcaacatccaaTAGCACCAAACCAACCGGCGTCACTACCAGCACAACTGCAGGCGACAAAATCGCCTGCACAAGTGAAGGGAGCAACATGA
- the KAE1 gene encoding putative tRNA threonylcarbamoyladenosine biosynthesis protein kae1 (COG:O; EggNog:ENOG503NV5V; BUSCO:EOG0926347W) yields the protein MTDLLKKPRRIALGCEGSANKLGIGIILHENDTSTVLSNIRHTFVSPPGTGFLPRDTAAHHRSFFVRIALQALRVANITIPDIDCICYTRGPGMGAPLTSVAIAARTLSLLWNKPLVGVNHCVGHIEMGRAITGASHPVVLYVSGGNTQVIAYAEQRYRIFGEALDIAVGNCLDRFARTLEISNDPAPGYNIEQLAKQGGRILLDLPYAVKGMDCSFSGILTRADELAAHMKSGGKGPDGEAFTPADLCFSLQETIFAMLVEITERAMAHVGSSQVLIVGGVGCNERLQEMMGTMAAERGGSVYATDERFCIDNGIMIAHAGLLAYETGFQTPIEESTCTQRFRTDEVLVKWRK from the coding sequence ATGACAGACCTCCTAAAAAAACCCCGCCGAATAGCCCTCGGCTGTGAGGGCTCAGCCAACAAACTGGGCAttggcatcatcctccacgaAAACgacacctccaccgtcctctcCAACATCCGCCACACCTTCGTCTCCCCCCCCGGTACCGGCTTCCTCCCCAGAGACACCGccgcccaccaccgctcctTCTTCGTCCGCATcgccctccaagccctccgtgtcgccaacatcaccatcccagATATAGACTGCATCTGCTACACCCGCGGCCCCGGCATGGGCGCCCCCCTCACCTCGgtcgccatcgccgcccgAACCCTTTCTCTCTTGTGGAACAAACCCCTCGTCGGTGTCAACCACTGCGTAGGCCACATCGAAATGGGCCGCGCCATCACCGGCGCCTCCCACCCCGTAGTATTGTACGTTTCCGGAGGCAACACCCAGGTCATAGCCTACGCTGAGCAACGCTACCGCATCTTTGGCGAAGCCCTCGACATAGCGGTAGGAAACTGCCTAGACAGATTCGCCCGAACACTAGAAATAAGCAACGACCCTGCCCCAGGGTATAATATCGAACAGCTCGCCAAACAAGGCGggcgcatcctcctcgacctccccTATGCAGTAAAAGGGATGGACTGCTCCTTCAGCGGGATCCTAACCCGGGCGGACGAGCTGGCGGCGCATATGAAGAGCGGGGGGAAAGGCCCAGACGGGGAAGCGTTTACACCCGCGGATCTGTGCTTTTCGCTTCAGGAAACGATTTTTGCCATGCTGGTCGAGATCACGGAACGGGCGATGGCGCACGTGGGGAGTTCCCAGGTTTTGATCGTGGGGGGTGTGGGCTGCAACGAAAGATTACAGGAAATGATGGGTACCatggcggcggagaggggggggagcgTCTATGCCACAGACGAGAGGTTCTGCATCGACAATGGGATCATGATTGCGCACGCTGGGCTGCTGGCATACGAGACTGGGTTCCAGACCCCCATCGAGGAAAGTACGTGTACCCAGCGGTTTAGGACGGATGAGGTGTTGGTAAAATGGAGAAAGTGA
- the GAL83 gene encoding galactose metabolism-related protein (COG:G; EggNog:ENOG503NZ3J) encodes MGNSPSTSKPTSQSSSFQSNAPGSQNESPRPVRRDNKHPIPVQTHRVAAPPEHSLTQAQGTAVQPPSSSSNRPKSLQHRPRAASPPGYSTPSSSVTADRSTTVAKPVDVKQGIPGPSHEPAKPVAVPYSHNSPSSSRSPRSPRSEDIYESVVMPHSSLQDMSYMTRPPRLPLPIEEEVHTPGSPIISPADIGQPLEDVEELDSQGLVRPPSNVSNASVLEDDDPEGLLVDKNRPTVPTRLEWKRGGDKVYVTGTIFQWNRKTRLHPVEGRPGVYATTIDILPGTHHIRFLVDGQMQTSPDLPTTVDFGNNLVNYIEVNPDDLPSAAESGAAAAGAPAKDGQQTTERSQNPVSEEESNQQQPKASFRDCPPAELFAHKIPRYLLDFDLQEDAPQYNTACSAIEKLPMPPALPGFLGKPILNAATLIKDDNSVLNMPNHTVLNHLATSSIKNNILAVSATTRYKSKYVTTIMYKPTTTEGI; translated from the exons ATGGGAAACAGCCCCTCCACATCAAAACCCACGAGCCAGTCGTCATCCTTCCAATCCAACGCCCCAGGAAGCCAAAATGAGTCTCCACGGCCCGTGAGGCGAGATAACAAACATCCGATTCCGGTACAGACTCACCGGGTCGCCGCCCCGCCCGAACACTCCCTCACCCAAGCCCAGGGCACCGCCGTCCAGCCACcgtccagcagcagcaaccggcCAAAATCACTGCAGCACCGACCCCGCGCCGCATCCCCCCCGGGTTATTCCACCCCGTCGTCCTCGGTGACGGCTGACCGCTCCACGACGGTTGCGAAGCCCGTCGACGTCAAGCAGGGCATACCCGGCCCCTCGCATGAGCCCGCCAAGCCCGTGGCTGTCCCTTATTCTCACAACTCGCCTTCGTCCTCGAGGTCGCCCCGCTCACCAAGATCCGAAGACATATACGAATCCGTCGTCATGCCGCATAGTAGCTTGCAAGATATGTCGTATATGACGCGCCCGCCGCGgctgcccctccccatcgAGGAGGAAGTCCACACGCCCGGGTCGCCGATTATCTCGCCTGCCGATATTGGACAGCCATtggaggatgtcgaggagtTGGATTCGCAAGGGCTGGTGCGCCCCCCGTCAAATGTCAGCAATGCTTcggtgttggaggatgatgacccAGAGGGACTTTTGGTGGACAAGAATAGGCCGACGGTGCCCACGAGGTTAGAATGGAAGCGCGGAGGTGACAAGGTCTACGTTACGGGGACCATCTTTCAGTGGAATCGCAAGACGAGGTTACACCCGGT CGAGGGACGGCCAGGTGTATATGCGACCACGATCGACATTCTCCCCGGCACCCACCACATTCGATTCTTGGTAGATGGCCAAATGCAGACATCCCCCGACCTCCCAACAACTGTCGACTTTGGAAATAACCTTGTCAACTACATCGAAGTCAACCCAGAcgacctcccctccgccgcgGAAAGTGGTGCCGCGGCAGCTGGAGCTCCGGCCAAGGACGGACAGCAGACGACTGAGAGGTCGCAGAACCCCGTCTCGGAAGAGGAGTCgaaccagcagcagccaaaagCCAGCTTCAGGGACTGTCCGCCAGCCGAGCTGTTTGCCCACAAGATCCCAAGATATCTCCTCGACTTTGATCTGCAGGAGGATGCGCCACAGTACAATACTGCCTGCTCGGCGATTGAGAAGCTCCCCATGCCACCAGCACTTCCCGGCTTCTTGGGCAAGCCGATTTTGAACGCGGCGACGCTGATCAAGGACGACAATAGCGTCTTGAACATGCCGAACCATACGGTGTTGAACCACTTGGCGACGAGCAGCATCAAGAACAACATTTTGGCAGTTTCAGCGACGACGAGGTATAAGAGCAAG TATGTGACCACGATCATGTACAAGCCCACGACGACAGAAGGGATTTag
- the SPT4 gene encoding transcription elongation factor spt4 (BUSCO:EOG09265BBJ; COG:K; EggNog:ENOG503P572) — protein sequence MSENYVAPGQQRYLRACMVCSIVMTHQRFRDEGCPNCEEFLHLQGSSEQIESCTSSVFEGLIAIADPTKSWIAKYNRLDGYVRGTYANKVLGQLPDEIRTMLEEEYRIQYIPRDGSATEAD from the exons ATGTCCGAAAACTACGTCGCCCCCGGCCAACAGCGCTACCTTCGCGCCTGCATGGTCTGCAGCATAGTCATGACCCATCAGCGTTTCCGAGACGAAGGCTGCCCCAACTGCGAAGaattcctccacctccaaggCTCCAGCGAGCAAATCGAGTCCTGCACCTCGTCCGTCTTTGAGGgcctcatcgccatcgccgaccCGACCAAGTCCTGGATAGCCAAATACAACCGCCTCGACGGCTACGTCCGCGGCACCTACGCCAACAAGGTCCTCGGCCAGCTGCCAGACGAGATCCGCACcatgctggaggaggagtataGGATTCAGTATATCCC GCGCGATGGTAGCGCTACGGAGGCGGACTGA
- the APL4 gene encoding clathrin associated protein complex large subunit (COG:U; EggNog:ENOG503NU8A), which produces MSSLKQFIRNVRAAKTIADERAVIQKESASIRASFREESADHGVRRNNVAKLLYLFTLGERTHFGQIECLKLLASPRFADKRLGHLATSLLLDENQEVLTLVTNSLQNDLQHSNQYVVGLALCTLGNIASVEMSRDLFSQIENLISTANPYIRRKAALCAMRICRKVPDLQEHFIEKASQLLSDRNHGVLLCGLTLVNSLCEADEAEGGEEGIVDKFKQFVPALVRILKGLASSGYAPEHDVTGITDPFLQVKLLRLLRVLARNDAQVTEQINDILAQVATNTDSSKNVGNSILYEAVRTILDIEADSGLRVLGVNILGKFLTNKDNNIRYVALNTLVKVVAIDTNAVQRHRNTILECLRDPDISIRRRALDLSFTLINESNVRVLIRELLAFLEVADNEFKPTMTTQIGVAADRYAPNKRWQFDTMLRVLSLAGNYVKEPILSSFVRLIATTPELQTYAVQKLYANLKKDITQESLTQAGAWCIGEYGDALLRGGQYEEEELVKEVKEHEIVDLFSTILSSSYGTQVTTEYVITALVKLTTRFSEPAQIERIRRLLQNHQTSLDVEVQQRAVEFSNLFSYDDIRRGVLEKMPPPQIKESSRVLGEAAKKTKKADNRKSKSLKPKEEDLLFDLMGDSGPSAPSPVNGTQNADLLADILGGASAPAPTSSSPAPAQSNVASIMDLFSQGPTSTPPPGPAAATPPPSAALFSMDAVPAPQAAAAPAAPVGHPCYDNNGLNVTIQTQRNAEGTVQAIARFKNTSGAPLSNVGLQAAVPKSQKLQLLSISSTDVAHGAEATQMMRVAGCKGPLRLRLKIGYTHPAGGQVMDVVAWQEPA; this is translated from the exons ATGAGCTCCC TCAAGCAGTTCATCCGCAACGTACGCGCCGCGAAGACCATCGCCGACGAAAGAGCCGTCATTCAGAAAGAAAGCGCATCCATCCGTGCCAGCTTCAGGGAAGAGAGCGCAGACCACGGTGTCAG GCGGAACAATGTGGCTAAGCTACTCTACCTCTTCACGCTTGGCGAGCGCACTCATTTCGGCCAGATTGAGTGCTTGAAGCTTCTCGCATCACCTCGTTTCGCCGACAAGCGGTTAGGGCATTTGGCAACAAGTTTGCTGCTGGACGAGAACCAGGAGGTTCTCACCTTGGTCACCAACTCTCTCCAAAA TGACCTGCAACATTCTAATCAATACGTGGTCGGTCTTGCCTTGTGTACTCTCGGAAACATCGCCTCGGTCGAAATGTCGAGAGATTTGTTCAGTCAGATCGAGAACCTGATATCCACCGCGAACCCCTATATTCGACGAAAAGCAGCCCTCTGCGCCATGCGGATTTGTCGAAAAGTACCAGACCTACAAGAACACTTTATCGAAAAGGCGAGCCAGCTTCTGTCCGATAGGAATCACGGCGTGCTGCTCTGCGGCCTGACCTTGGTCAACAGTCTTTGCGAGGCTGACGAAgccgagggcggtgaggagggaatTGTCGACAAGTTCAAGCAGTTCGTCCCTGCTCTCGTGAGGATTCTGAAGGGGCTGGCATCCTCGGGATATGCCCCTGAGCACGACGTCACTGGAATTACAGACCCCTTCTTGCAGGTCAAGCTTCTGCGGTTGCTTCGTGTTTTGGCCCGCAATGATGCCCAGGTAACAGAACAGATCAACGATATTCTCGCGCAGGTCGCGACCAACACCGACTCTTCCAAGAATGTTGGAAACTCGATTCTCTACGAGGCGGTACGGACGATTCTAGATATCGAGGCGGACTCTGGCTTGCGTGTTCTGGGTGTGAATATTCTGGGAAAGTTCTTGACGAACAAGGATAACAACATTCGCTACGTCGCGCTGAACACCttggtcaaggtggtggcCATCGATACCAACGCCGTACAGAGACATCGGAATACTATTTTGGAGTGTCTGAGGGATCCCGATATCAGCATCAGGAGAAGAGCCTTGGACCTCAGCTTTACCCTCATCAACGAGAGCAATGTTCGGGTTCTGATTAGGGAACTGTTGGCATTCTTGGAGGTGGCTGATAACGAGTTTAAGCCAACCATGACCACCCAAATTGGCGTCGCTGCGGACCGTTATGCACCAAACAAGAGGTGGCAATTCGATACCATGTTGCGCGTGCTGAGCTTGGCGGGCAATTACGTGAAGGAGCCGATCTTGTCGTCCTTCGTTCGTCTTATCGCCACAACCCCTGAGCTTCAGACGTATGCCGTACAAAAGCTTTACGCGAATCTCAAAAAGGACATCACACAGGAGAGCTTGACACAAGCCGGTGCTTGGTGTATTGGTGAGTATGGCGATGCTCTGCTCCGTGGTGGTCAgtacgaggaggaggaattggtgaaggaggtcaaggagcaCGAAATCGTTGATCTCTTCTCCACCATTCTTAGCAGCAGTTACGGTACTCAGGTTACCACCGAGTATGTGATCACAGCCTTGGTCAAACTCACGACCAGATTCTCCGAGCCAGCACAGATCGAACGGATACGGCGCCTGTTGCAAAACCACCAGACAAGTTTGGACGTCGAGGTGCAACAACGTGCGGTTGAGTTCAGCAACCTGTTTTCATACGACGACATTCGCCGTGGTGTGCTCGAGAAGATGCCGCCTCCTCAGATCAAGGAATCATCACGAGTACTTGGCGAAgcggcgaagaagacgaagaaggcaGACAACAGGAAGTCCAAGTCTCTCAAGCCGAAAGAGGAGGATCTTCTTTTCGACCTCATGGGCGATAGCGGACCATCGGCCCCGTCGCCAGTCAATGGCACTCAGAACGCGGATTTGCTTGCGGATATTCTTGGAGGAGCCAGCGCCCCGGCTCCTACCAGCTCTTCGCCAGCTCCGGCACAGTCCAATGTGGCCTCGATCATGGATCTCTTTTCGCAAGGACCAACGTCCACGCCACCTCCCGGCCCGGCTGctgccacccctccacccagcgccgccctcttctccatggATGCTGTCCCAGCACCACAGGCGGccgctgctcctgctgccccAGTTGGACACCCATGCTACGACAACAACGGCCTGAACGTGACTATCCAGACACAAAGAAACGCGGAAGGTACAGTTCAGGCCATCGCCAGATTCAAGAACACGTCTGGGGCCCCTCTCTCCAATGTTGGGCTGCAGGCTGCTGTGCCAAAATCACAGAAGTTGCAGTTACTCAGCATTTCATCGACAGATGTGGCGCATGGTGCTGAGGCCACACAAATGATGAGGGTAGCAGGTTGCAAGGGG CCTCTGCGATTGCGCTTGAAGATTGGGTATACTCACCCCGCGGGGGGACAGGTAATGGATGTGGTTGCTTGGCAGGAGCCTGCTTAA
- the CMD1 gene encoding calmodulin (COG:T; EggNog:ENOG503NVWG), producing the protein MADSLTEEQVSEFKEAFSLFDKDGDGQITTKELGTVMRSLGQNPSESELQDMINEVDADNNGTIDFPEFLTMMARKMKDTDSEEEIREAFKVFDRDNNGFISAAELRHVMTSIGEKLTDDEVDEMIREADQDGDGRIDYNEFVQLMMQK; encoded by the exons ATG GCCGACTCTCTCACAGAGGAGCAGGTTTCTGAGTTCAAGGaggccttctccctcttc GATAAGGACGGTGATG GACAAATCACTACTAAGGAGTTGGGCACCGTTATGCGTTCGCTGGGACAGAACCCTTCCGAGTCAGAGCTCCAGGATATGATCAACGAGGTCGATGCGGACAACAATGGCACCATCGATTTCCCAG AGTTCCTTACTATGATGGCTAGGAAGATGAAAGATACAGACTCCGAGGAGGAAATCCGTGAAGCTTTCAAG GTGTTCGATCGCGATAATAACGGCTTCATCTCGGCTGCCGAGTTGCGTCACGTCATGACCTCCATTGGCGAGAAGCtcaccgacgacgaggttgatgagatgatCAGGGAGGCTGATCAAGACGGTGATGGTCGCATTGACT ATAACGAGTTCGTGCAGCTCATGATGCAGAAGTAA
- the tlg2 gene encoding t-SNARE affecting a late Golgi compartment protein 2 (EggNog:ENOG503NYTG; COG:U): MWRDRTNLYISYRQSYAHHPAQRNRYGPSTVGERFGGSSGASTGVLFSADEDRRGLLSAGAYDVDDGDAVIEMDLLPPRWADVSDEVSEILADIAQKSQKLERLHQKHVLPGFNDEDTKKAEEREIEKLTQAITKGFHECHGCIQRIEQMVREGKQTGQMSKADETMAKNIQVNLATRVQEASSLFRKKQSNYLKKLKGMSGLISPMDQTSTSLSGGEPSLIESDADRTYSQATLQAATHQKLLHSNDAAIAQREREIEEIAQGIIDLANLFRDLQTMVIDQGTMLDRIDYNVESMSSDVKEAAKELKVAEGYQKKTIKRKIILLLLLLIAAVIILLVIKPKNHGGSPPSPPPSEDD; the protein is encoded by the exons ATGTGGCGAGACCGCACAAATCT CTACATTTCGTACCGGCAGTCCTACGCCCACCACCCGGCACAACGAAATCGATATGGGCCATCCACCGTCGGCGAGCGCTTCGGCGGAAGCAGCGGCGCAAGCACAGGAGTGCTCTTCTCGGCAGACGAGGACCGCAGGGGGCTGTTATCTGCCGGAGCGTACGATGTGGACGATGGCGATGCCGTGATCGAAATGGACTTGCTTCCCCCACGATGGGCCGACGTGTCAGACGAAGTCAGCGAGATCTTGGCTGATATTGCGCAAAAGAGCCAGAAGCTGGAACGGCTGCATCAGAAACATGTGCTGCCGGGGTTCAACGACGAGGACACCAAAAAGGCCGAGGAAAGAGAGATTGAGAAGTTGACGCAGGCCATCACGAAGGGATTTCACGAATGCCACGGATGCATACAACGGATAGAGCAGATGGTTCGTGAGGGCAAACAGACGGGCCAGATGAGCAAGGCCGACGAGACTATGGCCAAGAATATCCAGGTGAACTTGGCCACCAGGGTGCAGGAAGCGAGTTCGTTGTTTAGGAAGAAACAGAGCAATTATCTGAAGA AACTCAAGGGCATGTCTGGACTGATAAGCCCGATGGACCAAACGTCGACATCATTAAGTGGGGGTGAACCATCTCTTATAGAATCTGATGCGGATAGAACTTATTCGCAAGCTACACTGCAGGCAGCTACACACCAGAAACTTCTCCACTCAAACGACGCTGCCATTGCGCAACGCGAGCGAGAGATTGAGGAGATCGCACAGGGCATCATCGACTTGGCGAATTTGTTCCGCGATTTACAAACGATGGTCATTGACCAGGGCACCATGCTGGACAGGATAGACTACAATGTCGAGTCCATGTCGAGCGACGTGAAAGAAGCTGCCAAGGAGCTCAAAGTTGCAGAAGGATATCAGAAAAAGACGATCAAGCGGAAGATCATATTACTTCTGTTGCTTCTAATCGCCGCGGTAATCATATTGCTAGTCATCAAGCCCAAGAACCACGGGGGCTCACCACCCAGCCCCCCACCAAGCGAGGACGATTAG